In a genomic window of Muntiacus reevesi chromosome 1, mMunRee1.1, whole genome shotgun sequence:
- the LOC136157782 gene encoding olfactory receptor 2L8-like gives MENYNKTSTDFILLGLFPPSKVGLFTFILIILIFLMAWLGNLSMILLILLDIHLRIPMYFLLIQLSFIDLNYISTIVPKMASDFLFENKSISSIECGIQSFFFLTLGGAEALILASMAYDRYVAVCFPLHYPVRMSKKVCVFMITGSWIMGSINSCAHTIYVLHLPYCRSRAINHFFCDVPAMVNLACTDTSVYEYTVCVSTVFFLVLPFIGIAYSYGHVLTAVYRMRSAEGRRKAYSTCSTHLTVVTFYYMPFAYTYLRPRSLRSPTEDKVLAVFYTILTPMLNPIIYSLRNKEVKGALRRVIHRIYSVKMDTNYLP, from the coding sequence ATGGAAAATTACAACAAAACATCTACTGATTTCATCTTATTGGGGTTATTTCCACCATCGAAGGTTGGGCTATTCACCTTCATTCTCATCATTCTGATTTTTCTAATGGCTTGGCTTGGCAATTTATCGATGATCCTTCTCATTCTCCTGGACATCCATCTCCGCATACCCATGTATTTCCTACTTATTCAACTCTCCTTCATTGACCTGAACTACATTTCCACCATTGTCCCCAAAATGGCCTCTGATTTTCTGTTTGAAAACAAGTCTATCTCCTCCATTGAGTGTGGGATTCAGAGCTTTTTCTTCTTGACTTTAGGAGGTGCCGAAGCGTTAATATTGGCATCTATGGCCTATGATCGTTATGTGGCTGTTTGCTTTCCTCTCCACTATCCTGTTCGTATGAGCAAAAAAGTGTGTGTCTTTATGATAACAGGATCTTGGATAATGGGCTCTATCAACTCTTGTGCTCACACCATATATGTCCTCCATCTCCCTTACTGCCGATCCAGGGCCATCAATCATTTCTTCTGCGATGTCCCAGCCATGGTGAACCTGGCTTGCACGGACACTTCGGTTTATGAGTACACAGTGTGTGTGAGCACTGTCTTCTTCCTTGTGCTGCCTTTCATCGGCATCGCCTATTCCTATGGCCATGTTCTCACTGCTGTCTATCGCATGCgctcagcagaaggaaggagaaaggcctATTCCACTTGCAGTACCCACCTCACTGTCGTGACTTTCTACTATATGCCCTTTGCTTACACGTATCTACGCCCAAGATCCCTTCGATCTCCAACAGAGGACAAGGTTCTGGCTGTCTTCTACACTATCCTGACCCCAATGCTTAATCCCATCATCTACAGCCTGAGAAACAAGGAGGTGAAGGGAGCCCTGAGGAGAGTGATTCACAGAATCTATTCTGTAAAAATGGATACGAACTATTTGCCTTAG